A single region of the Chryseobacterium sp. 6424 genome encodes:
- a CDS encoding ParB/RepB/Spo0J family partition protein → MRDKKRAMGRGLGAILSAESKATVNSATDEGADKFVGNIVQVSLDDIYPNASQPRTYFDEKALNELAESIRSLGIIQPITLRKDGDKFEIISGERRYRASKIAGLETVPAYIRLVNDQELLEMALVENIQREDLDAIEIALTYQRLLEEIGLTQENLSQRLGKDRTSITNSIRLLRLSPEIQDAIRSGEISAGHGRAILSQDDPEKQRMLFQKIVAHKLNVRQAEEEASRMKNEANPEKRAKAVLPNHFKKAEKNLADILNSKVEIKAAANGKKGKIVLDFKNEEELENILSHFR, encoded by the coding sequence ATGAGAGATAAGAAAAGAGCGATGGGGCGTGGCCTGGGTGCGATACTGAGTGCCGAATCCAAGGCAACGGTAAACTCTGCCACCGACGAAGGTGCAGATAAGTTCGTGGGAAATATCGTACAGGTTTCGCTGGATGATATTTATCCGAATGCTTCGCAGCCCCGGACTTATTTCGATGAAAAAGCACTGAATGAACTGGCAGAATCTATCCGAAGCCTGGGCATCATTCAGCCGATCACCTTACGGAAAGATGGTGATAAATTTGAGATTATCTCTGGGGAACGCCGTTACAGGGCGAGTAAGATTGCCGGTCTGGAGACTGTGCCTGCTTACATCCGCCTGGTGAACGATCAAGAGTTGCTCGAGATGGCTTTGGTAGAAAACATTCAGCGCGAAGATCTCGATGCGATAGAAATTGCGCTTACCTATCAACGCTTGCTCGAAGAAATAGGTCTCACACAGGAGAACCTTAGCCAGCGACTCGGCAAAGACCGAACTTCCATTACCAATTCGATAAGGCTGTTGCGCCTGTCACCAGAAATACAGGATGCCATCCGAAGTGGAGAAATCTCTGCTGGCCACGGCCGTGCCATCTTAAGCCAAGACGATCCCGAAAAGCAAAGGATGCTGTTTCAGAAAATCGTTGCGCATAAACTTAACGTACGACAGGCAGAGGAAGAAGCTTCGAGGATGAAAAATGAGGCGAATCCTGAGAAGAGAGCGAAAGCGGTTTTACCAAATCATTTCAAGAAAGCCGAGAAGAACCTCGCCGATATACTAAATTCAAAAGTAGAGATTAAGGCCGCCGCTAACGGGAAAAAGGGGAAGATCGTACTCGATTTCAAGAATGAAGAAGAACTGGAAAACATCCTATCACATTTCAGATAA